A window from Myxococcus fulvus encodes these proteins:
- a CDS encoding phosphatase PAP2 family protein, protein MLRAVRPSFPILALTAILALLPLTPALAQPAGDAPRLHELKFDWARDGVITGSAAVLWISSEALFKSDLAPATCRWCDRAPDGTDRLNGVDRWGRGLAGRTEASRHRAAHWSNIIGFGVLPAGVMGLQYAVGRGSDSPNRFFAQDATIILESAMLATLANQTVKFLVGRERPFVHVLPEDQKRLTDQPSDNNLSFYSGHTNLAFSLVVSAGTVAALRGYENQAWIWAVGLPLATSVGLLRMGADKHYLTDVATGAVMGAAFGVAVPLLLHGRTGGVESSAARRSPTAARLMPVAGARMAGFSGVF, encoded by the coding sequence ATGCTGCGCGCCGTGCGCCCGTCCTTTCCCATTCTCGCACTCACTGCGATCCTCGCGCTTCTTCCGCTGACTCCGGCCCTGGCCCAGCCCGCCGGCGACGCTCCCCGTCTGCACGAGCTGAAGTTCGACTGGGCTCGCGACGGCGTCATCACCGGCTCGGCCGCCGTGCTCTGGATTTCGAGCGAGGCGCTCTTCAAGAGCGACCTGGCGCCCGCGACGTGCCGCTGGTGTGACCGGGCTCCGGACGGGACGGACCGGCTCAACGGCGTGGACCGCTGGGGCCGGGGGCTCGCGGGAAGGACGGAGGCGTCGCGGCACCGCGCGGCGCATTGGAGCAACATCATCGGCTTCGGCGTGCTGCCCGCCGGTGTCATGGGTTTGCAGTACGCGGTGGGGCGGGGCTCCGACAGCCCGAACCGGTTCTTCGCGCAGGACGCGACCATCATCCTGGAGAGCGCCATGCTGGCGACGCTGGCAAACCAGACGGTGAAGTTCCTGGTCGGCCGCGAGCGCCCCTTCGTCCACGTGCTGCCCGAGGACCAGAAGCGCCTCACCGACCAGCCCAGCGACAACAACCTGTCGTTCTACAGCGGGCACACCAACCTGGCCTTCTCGCTGGTGGTGTCCGCGGGCACGGTGGCCGCGCTGCGCGGCTACGAGAACCAGGCGTGGATCTGGGCCGTGGGATTGCCGCTCGCCACCTCCGTGGGGCTCTTGCGCATGGGCGCCGACAAGCACTACCTCACCGACGTGGCCACGGGCGCAGTGATGGGCGCGGCCTTCGGCGTCGCGGTGCCCCTGCTGTTGCACGGCCGCACCGGTGGCGTGGAGTCCAGCGCCGCGCGTCGCTCCCCTACCGCCGCCCGGCTGATGCCCGTCGCCGGCGCGCGCATGGCTGGCTTCTCGGGCGTCTTCTGA
- a CDS encoding GNAT family N-acetyltransferase: MDLVPASEWSFLSLSTLFARAFEGYFVPVPDAPQAFDARVRSEHISLTESRVARVGGEAVGLVLMARRGNVSRVAGMGIVPSRRGQGLGGEMLRPLLESARARGDARMVLEVIEQNAPAVKLYERLGFRRMRRLVGFTGTPTPEPGALEEVDPRECAKLLPAGLPWQLDAATVMGLSSPAEAFRLGPAFVVVADVAAPTLGLRSLVVEPSARGKGAGRRLLRALAAAHPGKPLAVSAIVPEGLCDRFFLGQGFTYPALSQLELAHTF; encoded by the coding sequence ATGGACCTCGTTCCCGCATCCGAGTGGTCCTTCCTGTCGCTGTCCACGCTGTTCGCGCGCGCCTTTGAGGGCTACTTCGTCCCCGTGCCGGATGCCCCCCAGGCGTTCGATGCGCGCGTGCGAAGCGAGCACATCTCGTTGACGGAGAGTCGGGTCGCTCGCGTGGGTGGTGAGGCGGTGGGGCTCGTGCTGATGGCGCGACGGGGCAACGTCAGCCGGGTCGCGGGCATGGGCATCGTTCCCAGCCGAAGAGGGCAGGGCCTGGGCGGCGAGATGCTGCGTCCCTTGCTGGAATCCGCACGCGCGCGCGGAGATGCGCGGATGGTGCTCGAGGTCATCGAGCAGAACGCGCCCGCGGTGAAGCTCTACGAGCGACTGGGCTTCCGACGCATGCGGCGACTGGTGGGCTTCACGGGGACGCCGACGCCAGAGCCTGGAGCGCTGGAGGAAGTGGACCCGCGCGAGTGTGCGAAGCTCCTGCCCGCGGGCCTGCCATGGCAGCTCGACGCGGCGACGGTGATGGGCTTGTCCTCCCCAGCGGAGGCCTTCCGACTCGGTCCCGCCTTCGTGGTGGTGGCGGATGTCGCCGCGCCCACGCTCGGTCTGCGCTCGCTGGTGGTGGAGCCCTCGGCCCGAGGAAAGGGCGCGGGTCGGAGGCTGCTGCGGGCCCTGGCCGCCGCGCATCCCGGAAAGCCCCTGGCGGTGAGCGCCATCGTCCCCGAGGGCCTGTGTGACCGCTTCTTCCTGGGCCAGGGCTTCACCTACCCGGCGCTCTCGCAGCTCGAACTGGCGCACACCTTCTGA
- the trxA gene encoding thioredoxin, with product MSTHPVDLTAETFEQMTGKPGLVLVDFWAEWCGPCRNFAPTYAATAEKHPDVVFGKVDTEAQQELSGRFQIQSIPTLMAFKDGTVVHRSSGAMSPGRLDALVKSLKTLDVAYAKQAEENKKLTEQGIVPPGVHPEATWDEGDSEWVYGATDPKGRKQGPYKYWRADGTLCNECSFENDKPHGPFKRFHESGEVSQDGDFVKGELHGPRTWYASEKFTTERMHENGVSTLVRKTVMVYEHGRVTGVTHYDGQDRRVVPSTGEPYPDRPEGIPLEAELREDLNQWSHVELNTDGERHGLARFWLQDGQLLWEGEFVEGQRHGTYRSLAKDEYLDPRVKFDEGRYEQDVACGKWTLLDADRQVVLTRDLGVAQAEAELSASPVFSNVPRSAEAWREYAATCVAARKHREALLALARSVAMDQQVAPFLELMERVALPRTPDNAKATAGEALQNAADSSSALAETLVRGGDAGMLLRAHAVRLDQLDRPRAALDFVNAALLVAPERTAFLFTRGLVLLNMGMDSHALKDAEALAKAEPGTATFLGTYARALFPVFDFWPAKEKPVSTYEDLPEKPAQTLDAIVRIVQKYATRLQLVRAALLGRFKPGAVLPWMPPDVSALLPAGPVELAEEEVEIGEDSVSVDETLSVAGMGLPDLIRLARGDWNALTWLLWACGESKVVLPKKVAPPADFGQAAGMSSQRHWRVRDRKVTGGRGAQASGAAGFEFAGVEIDALHPNLLGIAEQHYAEMQAMFYWLTDSHNVSPWQDNLRGS from the coding sequence GTGAGTACGCACCCCGTCGACCTGACGGCCGAGACCTTCGAACAGATGACTGGCAAGCCAGGGCTGGTCCTGGTGGACTTCTGGGCGGAGTGGTGTGGCCCCTGCCGCAACTTCGCGCCGACCTATGCCGCCACCGCGGAGAAGCACCCGGACGTCGTGTTCGGCAAGGTGGACACCGAGGCGCAGCAGGAGCTGTCGGGCCGGTTCCAGATTCAGTCCATCCCCACGCTGATGGCGTTCAAGGATGGCACCGTCGTCCACCGCTCCAGCGGCGCCATGTCGCCGGGCCGGCTGGACGCGCTGGTCAAGTCGCTCAAGACGCTGGACGTCGCCTACGCGAAGCAGGCCGAGGAGAACAAGAAGCTGACCGAGCAGGGCATCGTCCCGCCCGGCGTGCACCCCGAGGCGACGTGGGACGAGGGTGACAGCGAATGGGTGTATGGCGCCACGGACCCCAAGGGTCGCAAGCAGGGGCCCTACAAGTACTGGCGCGCGGACGGCACGCTCTGCAACGAGTGCAGCTTCGAGAACGACAAGCCCCACGGCCCCTTCAAGCGCTTCCACGAGAGCGGTGAGGTCTCCCAGGACGGCGACTTCGTGAAGGGGGAGCTGCACGGGCCGCGCACCTGGTACGCGTCCGAGAAGTTCACCACGGAGCGCATGCACGAGAACGGGGTCTCCACGCTCGTTCGCAAGACGGTGATGGTGTACGAGCACGGCCGCGTCACCGGCGTGACGCACTATGACGGCCAGGACCGCCGCGTGGTGCCGTCCACCGGCGAGCCGTACCCCGACCGTCCCGAGGGAATCCCGCTGGAGGCGGAGCTTCGCGAGGACCTGAACCAGTGGTCCCACGTCGAGCTGAACACCGACGGCGAGCGCCACGGGCTCGCGCGCTTCTGGCTCCAGGACGGCCAGCTGTTGTGGGAGGGCGAGTTCGTCGAGGGGCAGCGCCACGGCACCTATCGCTCGCTGGCGAAGGACGAGTACCTGGACCCGCGCGTCAAGTTCGACGAGGGTCGGTACGAGCAGGACGTGGCCTGTGGGAAGTGGACGCTGCTGGACGCGGACCGGCAGGTGGTGTTGACGCGGGACCTGGGCGTCGCGCAGGCGGAGGCGGAGCTGTCGGCGTCGCCGGTCTTCTCCAACGTGCCCCGGAGCGCGGAGGCCTGGCGTGAGTACGCGGCCACGTGCGTGGCGGCGCGCAAGCACCGCGAGGCGCTCCTGGCGCTGGCGCGCTCGGTGGCGATGGACCAGCAGGTGGCGCCGTTCCTCGAGCTGATGGAGCGCGTGGCGCTGCCGAGGACGCCGGACAACGCGAAGGCCACGGCGGGCGAGGCGCTGCAGAACGCGGCGGACTCCAGCTCGGCGCTGGCGGAGACGCTGGTGCGCGGTGGGGACGCGGGCATGTTGCTGCGGGCCCACGCGGTGCGCCTGGACCAGCTGGACCGGCCGAGGGCGGCGCTGGACTTCGTGAACGCGGCGCTGCTGGTCGCTCCGGAGCGCACGGCGTTCCTCTTCACCCGAGGCCTGGTCCTGTTGAACATGGGCATGGACTCGCACGCGTTGAAGGACGCGGAGGCGCTGGCGAAGGCGGAGCCGGGGACGGCCACGTTCCTGGGGACGTACGCGCGAGCGCTGTTCCCGGTGTTCGACTTCTGGCCGGCGAAGGAGAAGCCGGTGTCGACCTACGAGGACCTGCCGGAGAAGCCCGCGCAGACGCTCGACGCCATCGTGCGCATCGTCCAGAAGTACGCCACGCGGCTGCAGCTCGTCCGCGCCGCGCTGCTGGGGCGCTTCAAGCCTGGCGCCGTGCTGCCGTGGATGCCGCCGGACGTGTCCGCCCTGTTGCCGGCGGGGCCGGTGGAGCTGGCCGAGGAGGAGGTGGAGATTGGGGAGGACTCGGTCTCCGTCGACGAGACGCTGAGCGTGGCGGGCATGGGCCTGCCGGACCTCATCCGGCTGGCGCGTGGAGACTGGAACGCGCTCACGTGGCTGTTGTGGGCCTGTGGGGAGTCGAAGGTGGTGCTGCCGAAGAAGGTGGCGCCTCCGGCGGACTTCGGACAGGCGGCGGGCATGTCGAGCCAGCGTCACTGGCGGGTGCGGGACCGCAAGGTGACGGGCGGCCGTGGCGCGCAGGCGTCGGGCGCGGCGGGCTTCGAGTTCGCGGGCGTGGAGATCGACGCCCTGCACCCGAACCTCCTGGGCATCGCGGAGCAGCACTACGCGGAGATGCAGGCGATGTTCTATTGGCTGACGGACAGCCACAACGTTTCGCCCTGGCAGGACAACCTGAGGGGGAGCTGA
- a CDS encoding PD-(D/E)XK nuclease family protein, with translation MARPVRTLHVFPDASRRQAALRAEGNARGLAVGRDLLTWEELLVALGGARELNRRPCPAVLARAVMSSLGPQLGNTHFGEYVREPAFARAGLEVVLDLKAGRLSPRELQDAVEVLPPERQKHVRVLARLYHLYEQKLAELGLADREDVLRGAREALGQGVWPVSWDGVGTLVLHGVYDVRPSGLELLLALAAACESRRVTLRVETPVGGSPVADAALASLFRAFENRGESMPHVDLFKADVTFESRPFIDLGRFAFSPRAPRNALEDAKTQPRVWSAATAREEARLVARDVRRLIAEGAAPSDIAIAYRELGAEAGWLAESLGELGVPVRLPWGEPLSLAGPVRLALDLPLLVEDGFPAERVAELVGSRYAHILSRGGPESPASLFALAAVRDDRLGALRGRGAYDVRLEGLARRLQALQGAQKKDGSARIQSVRVLRERCGLLLDYCRRIPEKAPVAEQLAAWWHVVERLGLMDSEGPLESRAEGGLAERALDARSRDEAAREALRQRVQGLLRTMKAVGGGPVLRRRTFGRWLRDAMSEAYLPARGPRGAAVEVLEAAEVPGRSFRHLFIAGLTEGRFPGRDVPSPLLADAERSALNQHLGRDVFRLTGGEFEDRAAWRLTEDRLLFASALAAAEETLSLSFAVEGAGGQEQVPSSFLEEVRRLTALKWTPRSLPPIPPLDEVLTESELRRCVALEVLSYPKLRVTEPDAAAPLLKRHFDREAWYSGARELSLVEVERLYFFGDPKMKPGKYTGSVDANTMRASLREAFRFDLTRPLSASALARFGNCGFQGFLTYGLKVTEPDRPGEEFDARGRGTFWHRVVEEVFQSLKQHQLLGKAPEEIPEEVLDSALQSAVAHFEKFHHVGHPALWKLAHERARAMARRILVDERRGLPFERMVPEGFELQFGPAAEDDRWRHVMLPIDGDAIVFEGKIDRLDVSGSEVGVIDYKSGRLDKNELKKRLLTSDFQLPLYLFAARESGHQNASQAAWFSLRTGNTIHLSEVVPAQELDELLSTDPEVRAKVAEKEGGRNLPNAVESLVRTLREGQFAARPQDCGSCGFRAVCRITERRMTEEGS, from the coding sequence ATGGCCCGTCCCGTCCGTACCCTCCATGTGTTCCCCGACGCCAGCCGGCGTCAGGCCGCGTTGCGCGCGGAAGGGAACGCTCGGGGGCTGGCGGTGGGGCGGGATTTGCTCACCTGGGAGGAGCTGCTCGTCGCGCTGGGCGGGGCTCGCGAGCTGAACCGGCGCCCCTGTCCCGCGGTGCTGGCGCGCGCGGTGATGTCCTCGCTGGGGCCGCAGTTGGGCAACACGCACTTCGGCGAGTACGTCCGGGAGCCGGCCTTCGCGCGCGCGGGGCTGGAGGTGGTGCTGGACCTGAAGGCCGGGCGCCTGTCGCCCCGGGAGCTCCAGGACGCGGTGGAGGTCCTCCCGCCCGAGCGGCAGAAGCACGTGCGGGTGCTCGCCCGGCTGTATCACCTGTACGAGCAGAAGCTGGCGGAGCTGGGGCTCGCGGACCGCGAGGACGTGCTGCGCGGGGCTCGTGAGGCGCTGGGCCAGGGCGTGTGGCCGGTGAGCTGGGATGGCGTGGGGACGCTCGTGCTGCACGGGGTCTACGACGTGCGCCCGTCCGGCCTGGAGCTGCTGCTGGCGTTGGCGGCGGCGTGTGAGTCGCGACGCGTGACGCTCCGGGTGGAGACGCCCGTGGGCGGCTCGCCGGTGGCGGACGCGGCGCTGGCCTCGCTGTTCCGGGCCTTCGAGAACCGCGGCGAGTCCATGCCGCACGTGGACCTCTTCAAGGCGGACGTCACCTTCGAGTCCCGGCCGTTCATCGACCTGGGTCGCTTCGCCTTCTCGCCCCGGGCGCCGCGCAATGCGCTCGAGGACGCGAAGACCCAGCCTCGCGTGTGGAGCGCGGCCACGGCGCGCGAGGAGGCGCGACTGGTGGCCAGGGACGTGCGCCGGCTCATCGCGGAAGGGGCCGCGCCGTCGGACATCGCGATTGCATACCGTGAGCTGGGCGCGGAGGCGGGGTGGCTCGCCGAGTCGCTCGGTGAGCTGGGCGTGCCGGTGCGGTTGCCCTGGGGCGAGCCACTCTCGCTGGCCGGGCCGGTGCGTCTGGCATTGGACCTGCCGCTGCTGGTGGAGGACGGCTTCCCCGCCGAGCGCGTGGCGGAGCTGGTGGGCAGTCGCTACGCGCACATCCTGTCGCGCGGAGGTCCGGAGTCGCCCGCGAGCCTCTTCGCGCTGGCCGCCGTGCGGGACGACCGACTGGGCGCGCTGCGAGGCCGTGGTGCGTACGACGTGCGCCTCGAGGGCCTCGCGCGTCGGCTCCAGGCGCTCCAGGGTGCACAGAAGAAGGACGGCAGCGCGCGCATCCAGTCGGTGCGGGTGCTGCGTGAGCGCTGCGGTCTGTTGCTGGATTACTGCCGACGCATCCCCGAGAAGGCACCCGTCGCCGAGCAGCTGGCCGCGTGGTGGCACGTGGTGGAGCGGCTGGGACTGATGGACTCCGAGGGGCCGCTGGAGTCGCGCGCGGAAGGTGGACTGGCGGAGCGGGCGCTGGACGCGCGGTCGCGTGACGAGGCCGCGCGTGAGGCGCTGCGGCAGCGCGTCCAGGGACTGCTGCGGACGATGAAGGCGGTGGGCGGAGGCCCGGTGCTGCGCCGGCGCACGTTCGGTCGATGGCTGCGCGACGCGATGTCGGAGGCGTACCTGCCCGCGCGAGGCCCCCGGGGCGCGGCGGTGGAGGTGCTGGAGGCGGCGGAGGTGCCCGGACGCTCCTTCCGTCACCTCTTCATCGCGGGGCTCACCGAGGGACGCTTCCCGGGACGGGATGTGCCCTCGCCACTGCTCGCGGACGCGGAGCGCTCGGCGCTCAATCAGCACCTGGGCCGTGATGTGTTCCGGCTGACGGGCGGTGAGTTCGAGGACCGCGCGGCGTGGCGGCTCACCGAGGACCGCCTGCTGTTCGCCAGCGCGCTCGCCGCGGCGGAGGAGACGCTGAGCCTGTCCTTCGCGGTGGAGGGGGCGGGCGGACAGGAGCAGGTGCCGTCCTCGTTCCTGGAGGAGGTGCGTCGGCTCACCGCGCTGAAGTGGACGCCGCGCTCGTTGCCGCCCATCCCTCCGTTGGACGAGGTGCTCACCGAGTCGGAGCTGCGGCGCTGCGTGGCGCTCGAGGTCCTCTCGTATCCGAAGCTGCGCGTCACCGAGCCGGACGCCGCGGCGCCGCTGCTCAAGCGCCACTTCGACCGCGAGGCCTGGTACTCGGGCGCGCGCGAGCTGTCCTTGGTCGAGGTGGAGCGGCTGTACTTCTTCGGCGACCCGAAGATGAAGCCCGGGAAGTACACGGGCTCGGTGGATGCCAACACGATGCGCGCGTCGCTGCGCGAGGCCTTCCGCTTCGACCTCACGCGACCGTTGTCCGCGTCCGCGCTCGCGCGCTTCGGCAACTGCGGCTTCCAGGGCTTCCTCACGTACGGCCTGAAGGTGACGGAGCCGGACCGTCCGGGCGAGGAGTTCGACGCGCGCGGGCGCGGCACCTTCTGGCACCGTGTCGTGGAGGAGGTCTTCCAGTCGCTCAAGCAGCACCAGTTGCTGGGCAAGGCGCCGGAGGAGATTCCCGAGGAGGTGCTGGACTCCGCGCTCCAGTCCGCGGTGGCGCACTTCGAGAAGTTCCACCACGTGGGGCATCCCGCGCTGTGGAAGCTGGCGCACGAGCGCGCTCGGGCGATGGCGCGTCGCATCCTGGTGGACGAGCGGCGCGGGCTGCCCTTCGAGCGGATGGTGCCGGAGGGCTTCGAGCTCCAGTTCGGCCCCGCCGCCGAGGACGACCGGTGGCGCCACGTCATGTTGCCCATCGACGGGGACGCCATCGTCTTCGAGGGGAAGATCGACCGGCTCGACGTGTCCGGCTCGGAGGTGGGCGTCATCGACTACAAGTCCGGGCGCCTGGACAAGAACGAGCTGAAGAAGCGGCTGCTCACGTCCGACTTCCAACTGCCGCTGTACCTCTTCGCCGCGCGGGAGAGTGGCCACCAGAACGCGAGCCAGGCCGCGTGGTTCTCGCTGCGCACGGGCAACACCATCCACCTGTCGGAGGTGGTCCCCGCGCAGGAGCTGGACGAGCTGTTGTCCACGGACCCCGAAGTGCGCGCGAAGGTGGCGGAGAAGGAAGGCGGGCGCAACCTGCCCAACGCCGTGGAGTCGCTGGTGCGCACGCTTCGCGAGGGCCAGTTCGCCGCGCGGCCCCAGGACTGTGGCTCCTGCGGGTTCCGCGCCGTGTGCCGCATCACCGAGCGACGGATGACGGAGGAGGGGAGTTGA
- a CDS encoding FHA domain-containing protein has product MNRTPRQVEIADPLWKALETMSREMGVDRDVLVNQALFSLARQFGFIQPTQVSLTETGSAPAVVAAPVPAVVAQTPVATPVVSAPVSVPAPAAAPAVTAAPAAAEPVATPPTTVPPMKAPASAKVADVANEPAEVEAPKGAESEAVAERVREVVRAVDQSVEVQPPPAVALADTDEEESKTGEHEGTPGADDAEGAEAKAAESAKDSDDEDAEGSEDSEDEPATEKEPTVDEAELREAVAARVRDIVGDVDRLVEPVDAKPDEDSDDDEDSDDDSDEDSDDDEDSDDDSDEDSDDDEDSDDEDADEKDSDDDSDEDSDDDEDADGDADEKDSGDDDSDEDSDDDSDADEDAKPASGKAAVGKAAAASSEPAFVDEDSSDLVTEAKPEPKAPAGKPDKTIIVQAPPELKVHVKLDDGEPVLVARERFIIGRGPSADLMVKSARVSREHAVILRDGDEVFIEDLKSSNGTWFDNTRIARRQVSDGEEYLLGGIRITFSLTTES; this is encoded by the coding sequence ATGAACCGCACGCCTCGACAGGTCGAGATCGCCGACCCGCTGTGGAAGGCGCTGGAGACGATGAGCCGCGAGATGGGCGTGGACCGCGATGTCCTCGTCAATCAGGCACTCTTCTCGCTCGCACGGCAGTTCGGGTTCATCCAGCCCACGCAGGTGAGCCTCACCGAGACGGGCAGCGCGCCGGCCGTGGTGGCCGCGCCTGTGCCCGCGGTGGTTGCGCAGACGCCCGTGGCGACGCCAGTGGTCAGCGCCCCCGTCTCAGTGCCCGCGCCCGCCGCGGCGCCCGCGGTGACTGCTGCTCCGGCGGCAGCGGAGCCGGTGGCCACACCTCCCACGACGGTGCCTCCGATGAAGGCACCGGCCTCCGCGAAGGTCGCGGACGTGGCCAATGAGCCCGCTGAGGTAGAGGCTCCGAAGGGCGCCGAGTCCGAAGCGGTCGCCGAGCGTGTTCGCGAAGTGGTGCGCGCCGTGGACCAGTCGGTGGAGGTGCAGCCGCCTCCGGCCGTCGCGCTCGCGGACACCGACGAAGAAGAGTCCAAGACCGGGGAGCACGAAGGAACTCCCGGGGCCGACGACGCGGAGGGTGCCGAGGCGAAGGCCGCCGAGAGCGCCAAGGACTCCGACGATGAGGACGCGGAGGGTTCCGAGGACTCCGAGGACGAGCCCGCCACGGAGAAGGAGCCCACGGTCGACGAGGCCGAGCTGCGCGAAGCTGTCGCCGCGCGCGTCCGTGACATCGTGGGGGACGTCGACCGCCTGGTCGAGCCCGTCGACGCGAAGCCCGATGAGGACTCGGACGATGACGAGGACTCGGACGATGATTCCGATGAGGACTCGGACGACGATGAGGACTCGGACGATGATTCCGATGAGGACTCGGACGACGACGAGGATTCGGACGACGAGGACGCGGACGAGAAGGACTCGGACGACGATTCCGATGAGGACTCGGACGATGACGAGGACGCGGATGGCGACGCGGATGAGAAGGACTCCGGCGACGACGATTCCGACGAGGACTCGGACGACGATTCCGATGCAGACGAGGATGCGAAGCCAGCCTCAGGCAAGGCCGCGGTCGGCAAGGCGGCAGCGGCTTCCTCCGAGCCAGCGTTCGTGGACGAAGACTCCTCCGACCTGGTGACGGAGGCGAAGCCCGAGCCGAAGGCGCCGGCGGGCAAGCCGGACAAGACCATCATCGTGCAGGCTCCGCCGGAGCTGAAGGTGCACGTGAAGCTCGACGATGGCGAGCCGGTGCTGGTCGCTCGCGAGCGGTTCATCATCGGCCGGGGTCCCAGCGCGGACCTGATGGTGAAGTCCGCCAGGGTCTCGCGTGAGCACGCGGTGATTCTGCGCGACGGCGATGAGGTCTTCATCGAGGACCTCAAGTCCTCGAACGGCACCTGGTTCGACAACACGCGCATCGCGCGCCGTCAGGTCTCCGATGGCGAGGAGTACCTGCTGGGCGGCATCCGCATCACCTTCTCGCTGACGACCGAGTCGTAA
- a CDS encoding LysR substrate-binding domain-containing protein, which yields MGVERLELRDRLEDMLAFSAVARALSFADAARELRVSASTLSRRVARLEAALGAALLRRTTRRVSLTEAGTLYLERCTDVLQRLEEADALVSGFGGAPRGRLRVAVPNLFGQRHIAPLVPDFMRRYPRITLELSFQDRYVNLVEEKFDVAIRIGALPDSSLVARRLATIRRFLVAAPRYPRGREALAQPGDLAAHPCLQFSHFQDGETWTLVRGVERTTVRIHPVLRTDNAEALRLAALGGCGVSALATFLVDDDLRTGRLIRILEDWALPEVGLFAVHPPSRLVSPKARVFVDFLAERLAGEPWERSGAVRPRRARKQGVAGGVSLRQRGAQ from the coding sequence ATGGGCGTTGAGCGCTTGGAGCTGAGAGATCGGCTGGAGGACATGCTGGCCTTTTCGGCCGTGGCGCGCGCGCTGAGCTTCGCGGACGCGGCGCGGGAGCTGCGGGTGAGCGCGTCCACGCTGAGTCGACGGGTCGCTCGGTTGGAGGCCGCGCTCGGCGCCGCGTTGTTGAGACGCACGACGCGCCGGGTCTCCCTCACGGAGGCGGGCACCCTGTACCTGGAGCGATGTACGGATGTCCTCCAGCGCCTCGAAGAGGCGGACGCCCTGGTGTCCGGCTTCGGAGGAGCGCCGAGAGGGCGTCTGCGCGTGGCCGTGCCCAATCTCTTCGGGCAGCGTCACATCGCGCCGCTCGTTCCGGACTTCATGCGCCGCTATCCGCGCATCACGTTGGAGCTCTCCTTCCAGGACCGCTACGTCAACCTCGTCGAGGAGAAGTTCGATGTGGCCATTCGGATTGGCGCGCTGCCGGACTCGAGCCTCGTGGCTCGACGATTGGCGACGATTCGTCGATTCCTGGTGGCGGCTCCGCGCTATCCCAGGGGCCGCGAGGCGCTGGCCCAGCCCGGTGACCTCGCGGCCCACCCGTGTCTCCAGTTCTCCCATTTCCAGGACGGAGAGACGTGGACCCTGGTGCGCGGCGTGGAGCGGACCACCGTGCGCATCCATCCCGTCTTGCGCACGGACAACGCGGAGGCGCTGCGGCTGGCCGCGCTCGGCGGTTGTGGTGTCTCGGCGCTCGCCACGTTCCTGGTGGATGACGACCTGAGGACGGGCCGGCTCATCCGGATCCTGGAGGACTGGGCCCTGCCGGAGGTGGGCCTGTTCGCCGTGCACCCTCCCAGCAGACTGGTGTCGCCCAAGGCGCGTGTGTTCGTCGACTTCCTCGCGGAGCGACTGGCGGGTGAACCCTGGGAGCGCTCGGGAGCGGTGAGGCCCCGTCGGGCGCGGAAGCAAGGGGTTGCCGGCGGGGTGTCGCTGCGGCAGCGTGGCGCACAATGA
- a CDS encoding gluconolaconase has protein sequence MSTLLLTTSPATPPHPKAPASGAVTPASASTTPGPRGFERMSLPSGFTVPNGIAVDDQGTLYVGSVADGRVLRRVAGGDWTEFFPGSEQVFSVTSLRLDAPRNLLWGTSPDAMGLLRPQGVAGGRGARVFALDVRSGALLKVIPLPAGALGNDLAVAPDGGLYVTDSNRAAVLYLRPGREAWETWVMDPRFSARGPGMSAVGPAGIALAPDGSTLAINTFGPGRLFVIRPGARGQGPSVREVPLPRRLENPDGMRFAPDGRLLLVEGAIQSGDGRLVRIDVLGKSRGAKVLEVLASGMESPVNLTVSDEGRVWVTEARLRDRILRGPEAALPQVFWVASLPLPR, from the coding sequence TTGTCGACGTTGCTTCTCACCACCTCCCCCGCGACTCCGCCGCACCCGAAGGCCCCCGCTTCGGGGGCCGTGACACCCGCCTCCGCGAGCACCACGCCCGGCCCGCGGGGCTTCGAGCGCATGTCGCTCCCCTCGGGCTTCACGGTGCCCAACGGCATCGCCGTGGATGACCAGGGAACGCTCTATGTCGGCTCAGTGGCGGATGGCCGGGTGCTCCGGCGTGTCGCTGGCGGTGACTGGACGGAGTTCTTTCCGGGCTCCGAGCAGGTGTTCTCCGTGACGAGCCTCCGTCTGGACGCGCCTCGAAACCTGCTGTGGGGGACGTCTCCCGACGCCATGGGACTGCTGAGACCCCAAGGCGTCGCGGGTGGACGGGGGGCTCGCGTCTTCGCGCTCGACGTCCGCTCTGGCGCGCTGCTCAAGGTCATCCCGCTTCCGGCGGGCGCGCTCGGCAATGACCTCGCAGTGGCTCCGGACGGCGGCCTGTATGTCACGGATAGCAACCGCGCCGCCGTGCTGTACCTCCGGCCCGGCCGCGAGGCGTGGGAGACGTGGGTGATGGATCCACGCTTCAGCGCTCGCGGCCCCGGGATGAGCGCGGTGGGGCCAGCGGGAATCGCGCTCGCGCCCGATGGAAGCACGCTCGCCATCAACACCTTCGGGCCAGGTCGTCTCTTCGTGATTCGTCCTGGAGCCAGGGGACAGGGTCCGAGCGTCCGTGAAGTCCCACTGCCGCGCCGCCTGGAGAATCCGGATGGAATGCGCTTCGCGCCAGACGGACGCCTGCTGCTCGTCGAGGGCGCGATACAGAGCGGCGATGGGCGGCTCGTCCGTATCGACGTCCTGGGCAAGTCCCGGGGCGCGAAGGTCCTGGAGGTGCTCGCATCGGGGATGGAGTCCCCGGTGAATCTCACCGTGTCCGACGAGGGGAGGGTCTGGGTCACCGAAGCGAGACTCCGCGACCGCATCCTTCGCGGTCCGGAGGCCGCATTGCCCCAGGTCTTCTGGGTCGCCTCGCTGCCCCTTCCCCGCTGA